ACGAAGAGTTCATCTTCGGCGGCCAGCGGCTTCTTGAAGATGTACTCCGGTACGCCGAGGAGGAGTTTGCGCCAAAGAAGATCGCGGTCGTGGGTACCTGCGTCTCGATGATCATCGGTGAGGATATGGAGGCGGCAATTGAGGCGTCCGGTATTTCCACTCCGGCGATTGCGGTGAATATCCATGCGGGATTCCGTGAAAATATTGATGGTGTGATTGCCGCCCTTGAACCGGCGGCGGCGGCAGGCTGGATCAGTTCCGAGGAGCTTGAACGGCAGCGGCGTGTGCTTGCGGCGGCGAATGCCACGGAACGTGCACGCGGGGCTGCCTGCAAGACCTACATTGCACCGTCCCGCGGCGATCTGAAACATGTGGCGGCAGCAGAACTGCTTGCGCTTGCGCGGTCCGGTAAACGCGGTCTTGCGATCATGAACGCAAAGAAAGAGACCGCATACATGTTTGCCGATGAGCTTCTCGCACTGCATGATGCGGTTCCCGATGCAAATATCGGGTATCTGGCAAATCTTGAGGAACGGGGTCTTCCCAAAGTCCGGGGCGATGCTGCGGCTATTCTTGCGCAGATGCGGGAACGCGGAGTAACCCCGGTTCTCTGCGGTGCGCTGGATGAGTACGGGGAGAACGGTACGGCGATTGCCGCAAAGATTGCCGAATCCCATCCCGACTTTATTTTGCTGGTTGGCGTTCCGCATGCGGTCGCGCCCGAAGCCCTCGCCGGTATTACCGTGTTCTCCGTTACGAACGGACCGCGGCAGGTAGCTCCCCTGAAAGAGCAGGGGCATGCTCATGTGATGGTTGAGATCGATCTGCATCCCAAGACGCTGGGCGTCCATGAGATTGTGGAGAGTGAGTTCGGGGCGGTGCTCCGGAGCGTTGCATGAGATCGCTTTTGATCTCAGGTGACCGGTCGGGTGCGGGAAAGACGAGTGTGACGCTTGCAATTGCAGGTCTGCTCGCGCAGGAGTCTGCGGTGCAGACCTACAAGGTTGCTATGGATTATATCGATACGTCGTATCTTGCAGGGGTAACCGGCAGACCGTCGTATAATCTGGATACGTTTGTGCAGACGGCCGAGGAGACGGCGGGCCTGTTCTGCTACGGGTCCGAAGGGGCCGAGTACGGTATTGTGGAAGGCGTGCGGGGTTTGTATGAGGGCGTGGATGCGCTGACCGATGTCGGCAGTACGGCATCCGTTGCAAAAATGTTTGATCTGCCGGTGATTCTGGTGATCAATGCCCGGAGCATTACGCGGAGCGCTGCTGCGCTGGTAAAGGGGTTTGCGGCGTTTGACCCGGATATCAGGATCGAAGGGGTGATTCTGAATAATGTGATGGGTGAACGCCATATCGGAAAGGCAACCAAGGCAGTTGAGCATTACTGCGGGATTCCGGTTCTGGGGGCGGTTCCGCGAAGGCAGGAGATGGAGCTTGCCATGCGGCATCTGGGTCTTGTTCCCTATCGTGAGGGTTCGGATACTGCGGAGTTCCATGACAGGATCTCCTTTATCACGAACGTGATCGGGGAGTATGTGGACATCGACCGGATTCGTGAGACGGCACAGGATCGGACACCCCGTCCGAATGCGGTATGCGGTATGCTGGATACGCAGCCGGACCCTTCAATGCGGATTGCGGTTGCATACGATGAGGCATTTAATTTCTATTACGGGGAGCTGAATGCGGTTTTGCGGAGTCTTGGTGCGGAGGTTGTGCACTTCAGTCCGGTACATGACCGGCTGCCGGAGGCGGACGGATATGTCTTTGGCGGCGGGTATCCCGAGCTGTTTCTGGAGGAGCTGGAACGAAATGATGCGATGCGGGAGGCGGTACAGGAAACAGCGGAGAACGATGTGCCGATCTATGCGGAGTGCGGGGGACTGATGTATCTGACGCGTTCGCTTACGCTTGAGCAGGGATGGCAGGGACGCGACGAGCGTCTTTCCTGCGAGATGTGCGGGGTGTTTGCGGGGGATACGCGGATGCCGGTAAAAAAGGCACTCGGGTATGTGGTCGGGACCGCGTCTTTTCCGGACGGTGAGTTTCTGTTCCGCGGGCATGAGTTCCATTACAGTGGTATTTCGATGGATGCAGGGGTACGGTATGCATACCGGCTTTCCCGCGGTACCGGCATCGCCAACGGACAGGACGGTGCAGTGGTACGCCGGACATTGGGAGCGTATACGCACCTGATGCCGGTGTCGTCACGGGCAATGCTGAAGAGTTTCTTCGGGCTGTAAGTGACGGGGCGGTATGTTCTTTTTGAAAAATGCGGCTGCGGCTGTCTGGGTGTGCAGCACAGGAACAGCTACACGAAAAGAGAACCGGTTTTCTTTTTTCCCGAACTCTTCTGACGAAATTTTTTCCGGGATCACGATCTCCGTAAACGGATTTACGAACAACATCTCCGTCAGGGAATCCTATATATATGGAAATGATTTTTGCAATTTATTTTTGGAAAATAAATCAAGGTTAGTTTATCCAATTACACAATCTGAAAATCTGCGATCAGATCCCGCAAAATGCGCGCCCACTCTGCAAATATGTTTAACCTGTAAATTATATTAATGGAACAAATTGAATTCAGGGGTCTGAACAAAAATCGTACACCCACCGATAACATACAAAAATCACAAAAATCTGGATAGGTATTTATGCCGTCTTTACAGAGGTTATAGTATCCGAGGTTTATCCATGGAAATCAAGTATGTAACCACGACCTGCCCGTACTGCGGTGCAGGCTGTACCTTTAACCTGGTGGTAAAGGACGGCAAGATCTCTGGTGTCCAGCCGTGCCAGCGCGGCCCGGTGAACGAAGGCAAACTCTGCCCGAAGGGAATCTTCGGCTGGGAGTTCATTGTCTCCGAAGACCGTCTGAAGACACCTCTTATCAAAGACAAAGCAACCGGCGAGTTCAAGGCCGCAACCTGGGACGAAGCCCTCGCAGTCATTGCCGAAAACTTCAAGAAATACAGCCCTGAAGAGATCGCAGTCATCTCCTCTGCCCGCTGCTGTAACGAAGACAACTACGCAATGCAGAAGTTCGCAAGAATCGTCTTAAAGACCCCGAACGTTGACCACTGTGCCCGTCTGTGCCACGCCCCGACCGTTGCCGGTCTGAACATGGTCTTCGGCTCCGGTGCTTCGACCAACTCTTTTGACGACCTCGCAATCGCCGACTGTGTCTTCATCATCGGCTCCAACAACTTCGAGGCCCACCCGCTTGCCGGCCGCAGAATCATGCAGGCCAAGGAAAAGGGTGCACACATCATTGTCTGCGACCCGCGTGTCACGCCGACCGCCAAGCAGGCACACCTGCACATCCAGCACTTCCCGGGAACCGATATCCAGCTCCTCAACTGTCTGATGAAACAGATCATTGAGCGCGGATGGGTTGACGAAGAGTTCGTCAAGAACCGGACCAACGGCTACGAAGAACTCAAAGCCTGTGTCACTCAGGACAAATACAGCATCGAAAACACCTCTGTCGTATGTGGTGTACCGGCAGAAAAGATCGAGCAGGCCCTTGAGTGGCTCCGCGAATGCCAGCACAAGACCGCCTTCGTCCACTGTCTGGGAATCACCCAGCACACGGTTGGTGTCGACAACGTGCGTTCCATCGCATTCGTCCAGACTCTTCTCGGCAACATCGGCAAACCCGGATGCGGTGTCAACGCACTCCGCGGTCAGAACAACGTGCAGGGCTCCTGCGATATGGGTGCACTGCCGAACGTCTACGCCGGTTACCTCAGCGTCATGAACCCTGACCTCGCCAAGAAGGTCGCAGACTACTGGGGCGTTGACGAAGTGCCGAACGGAAAACTCGGTCTGCACATTCCGGAGATGCTCGAAACCTTTGAAGAGCATCCCGACAAACTGAAGTGTCTCTACCTCATGGGTGAGAACCCGGTTATGTCCGACCCGAACTCCAAGGGTGTCGAACAGGCAATGGAAAACTGTGAGTTCCTCGTGGTGCAGGATATCTTTGAGACCGAGACCACGAAATACGCAGACGTTGTTCTGCCAGGTTCCTGCTACGCAGAGGAAGACGGAACCCAGACCAATGCAGAACGCCGTGTCCAGAGATTCAGAAAGGCAGCCGATGCACCCGGCGAGTCCAAACTCGACTGGGAGATCATGAAGATGATCGCAGAGAAGATGGGCTACGGCAAGTACTTCACCTGGGAAACTACCGAGGATGTCTTCAACGAGATGCGCGGTATCACCCCGCAGTATGCAGGTATCACCTACGCAAAACTCGACGGAGACGGTATCCAGTGGCCCTGCCCGACCGAGGACCACCCGGGAACCCCGATTCTCCACATCGACAAGTTCGCCGGTATGCCGGACGGCAAAGCAAAACTTCAGGCAATCGAGCACCGTGCACCTGCCGAAGTTATCGACAGCGACTATCCGATCTGGCTGACCACCGGAGCTACTATCTGGCACTGGCCAAGCGGATCCATGACCCGCAGATGCGAACAGCTTGACCGCGATGCACCAACCGCATGGCTCGAAATGAACCCGGCAGACGCTGCAAAATACAACATTGCAGACGGTGAGAAGGTTATCCTCTACAGCCGCCGCGGTGAGGTTGCCGTCAACGCACGGGTCACCCCGCTTATCAAAGAGGGTGTGTTCTTCATGCCGTTCCACTTTACCGAAGCACGTGCAAACCTCGTTACCAACACGGCATACGATCCGGTATCCCGGACTCCGGAGTTCAAGGTCTGTGCGGTGAATGTGAAGAAGATGGAGGCCTAAAAATGTCAGCAAAAGGCGATATGTACTACGCATGGACCAAGTCCTGCGATATCAAAGGCGAGTGCGGCGGAGCTGTCATCTCCCTCCTGAAGTATGCGCTTGAGAACAAGATTGTGGATGTTGTTCTGACCGTGAAGAAAGGTGTCGATGTCTATGACCCGCAGCCGGTCTTCATTACCAACCCAGCAGACCTTGACTCCTGTGCAGGGTCCCTCCACTGCGGAACGCTGCTTCTGCCAAAACTCATCAAGAAGTACCTGAACGGTGCAAAAGACATCAAAGTCGCCGTCACCTGCAAGGGATGTGATGCAAAGGCGCTCCTGGAACTGGGCAAACGCCAGCAGATCAATCTGGACAATGTCATCTCCATTGGTCTCAACTGTGGCGGTTCCGTCTCTCCGATGCCGGCACGCAGAATGATCCGTGAGAAGTACGGGGTCAACCCTGACGATGTCGTAAAAGAGGAGATCGACAAGGGTAAGTTCATCATCTTCACCAAGGACGGTCAGGAGAAAGGTATCTCGATTGACGAGCTGGAAGAGGAAGGATACGGACGCCGCAAGAACTGCCAGCGCTGTGAGACCAAGGTTCCGCGTCAGTGCGATCTCGCATGCGGTAACTGGGGTGTTATCGGTGAGAAGGCAGGTAAGGCAACCTTTGTTGAGATCTGCTCAGAGAAGGGTGCGATGCTCTTTGATGCAGCACAGAAGGCAGGAGCAATCGATTCCTGTGCACCAGAGGCAAAGGGCCTTGAGATCCGCGGAAAGATCGAGAACGTCATGATCAAGATGGGAAAGAAGGCGCAGGAGAAGCAGTTCGCCGAACTCGGAACCGGAACTGAGAGACTCAACAAGATCATGCAGCAGTCCTCCAAGTGTATCAAATGCTACGGCTGTATTGAGAACTGTCCGATCTGTTACTGTGTCGAGTGTTCGACGAAGAAACCGCACCTGGTCCGCCCGGGAATCATTCCGCCGGACTTCATGTTCCAGATGATCCGCTTTGCCCACATTGCGGACTCCTGTATCAACTGCGGTCAGTGCAGTGAACTCTGTCCGATGGACATTCCGAACTCACTCTATATGCACGCCCAGCAGGTAGAACTTGAAAAGATGTTCGGCCACAAGCCGGGTTACGACATGACGATGCCGGTCCTCTCCTATGCTGAGGAGACCGAGGAACGTGCACGTCTCAATGCAACCGGCTCGGACATGATCTTTGAAAACGTCTTCAAAGAGTAATCTTTCTCACATACTTTTTCCGGACATGTATCCGGGCTGCCTTACGGGCAGACCGGATGCGTCTCCTCTTTTTCACAACAGACAACAAGGTGATACAGAAAATGATTGATAGTTTCATTGAAGGCAACAAGATTTTCCTCGAGAAGGATTTCGAGCGGAAAAAGGATCGGTATATGACTCTGGTCGAGTCCCAGCACCCGACGGTTCTGTGGATCGGCTGTTCCGATTCGCGTGTCAATGCGGAGCGGATTACCCACTGCCGTGCGGGAGAGTTGTTTACCCACCGAAACATCGGCAACATTGTTCCCACGCATGACTGGAACTTTGCAACGGTTCTTGAGTATGCCGTGCGTCATCTTAAAGTCAAGGATATTGTGATCTGCGGTCACTCCGACTGCGGTGCACTCAAGGCACTTGATGCAGATATGACGGGCGATGCCTATATTCCGATGTGGATCAACAATGCCCGTGAAGCCCAGGTCCGGGTTGATGCACGGCTCGGTAAGCCCGCATCAACTCCTGAAGAGAAGGCAGCACGCAAAAAAGAGATTGAGATCGAAAATATCCGTCTCCAGATGGAGCATCTCAGAACCTATCCGCTGGTCACCGATGCGGAAAAGAGCGGGGCTCTGGAGGTGCACGGATTATACTATGATCTGAACACCGGCGTTCTTTCCAGAATTGCCTGAATATTTTACCTCACATTTTTCCGGAACATATCATCCGGCTGCATATCCCAATTGCTTTTGATTTTCCCGGTTCCTGTAACCATTCAGCAACCCTGCCAGAGATGCACCTCCACCTCTTCTCCTGCCTCATGCCCGTCAACTCCTGCCGGTACCCGGAGATACCCGTCACTGTGGACAAGGGTATTCAGCAGCCCTGACTTCCCCAGACATGGTTCCACCGTTCCATCCGGACGGAACTTTACCCGGACCAGATCTTCGCGTCCCCGTTCCGACGGAAAACTCATCGAAAGAACCGCTCTAACAGTCCGCTCCACAGCCGGCTCTCCCGTCATTTTTCGCAGCATCGGGGTCACAAACACCTGCGTAATCATATACACTGAAGCCGGATTTCCCGGAAGTCCAATCACTGGTGTGTCTTTTGCCGTTCCGATGATTAACGGTTTTCCCGGCGCAACCGAGACTCCATGGATCCGTACGGTTCCAAGCTGTGCAATTACCCCTGCCGTCACATCCCGTTCATCCTTTGAACTTCCTCCCGAAACCACCACCAGATCACACTCCTCTGCCGCACGCCGTAATGTCTCGGTCAGTTTTTCGGCCACATCCGGTACAATTCCATAAAATACCGGGATTGCTCCAAAATCACGGAGATACGAGATCAGGAGCGTACTGTTCGCATCCCGAATCTGTCCCGTCATCACCTTTGATGCCGGTGGAACCAGTTCATTCCCGGTCGAAATAACTCCGACCCGCGGCTGCCGCACAACCGGTACCGGATCGATACACAGCGCTGCCAGCCCTCCTACATCCCGCGCAGAAAGAATCGTCCCCTCCGCAAACACTGTTTCTCCTTCAGAAATCACCTCATCCAGCATTTCATTTGACAAAACACTATTTTTTTGCACAACAATCGGCTTTGCAAGCACTCTGCCGCACGCTTTCTCCAGTGGAATCATCTCCTCCGGCAGCCGTTTTGCCATCTCAATCAGTGTCTCTGCTGCTGTCTCCGCCGACACCAGATGTAAAAACCTGGTTGACCTCATAAAAACCTCCCGCATCCTGCATGCGGGTACAAAATTATCCCGGATATCTCACGCATTATACCTAACAAAATCGTTTACAAACCACATAATAGTTAGTATCTGCCATGCCTCACCGCAACAACAGATTTTATATGGAAAAAAACGTAGAATATCTCACCGTGAGAGACAGCATTCTTACCGAGCGCCAGAAGACCGTTCTCCAGTGCCGAAAGATGGGAATGACCCAGCAGCAGATCTCTGAAATGCTTCAGACGAACAAATCCAATATCAGTCTCATCGAAAAATCTGCGCTCAAAAATGTCCGCATGGCAAAAGATGTCCTTGAGTTCGTGTACTCCATGGATGCCATTCACATCTGTGTTCTCAAACGGGGAACTGATATCAATCACGCGCCCCAGACTCTGTATGAAGCAGCCCAGCCGCTCGGCATCAAAATTCAATACGACATCGGTGCGCTTGTTACCCAGATTCGCATCGCTGTTCCGGAAAAACTCCGTGATGCAACCGTTCGATCCGACATTCACATCTACCTCAACGAAACCGGTATTCTCTACATAGGATAACCCAATGGACCTGAAGTATGTTCCCACCACCTGCCCCTACTGCGGGACGGGATGCAGTCTCTATCTCGTCGTACGGGACGGCAGAGTTGTCGGGGTCGCTCCATCTACGCGCTCTCCCGTTAACGAAGGCAAACTCTGTCCCCGCGGCATGTCTTCCTGGAAATTCATCAACAGCCCCGACCGCCTGACCCGCCCCCTTATCCGCAAAGACGGCACTCTCGTTCCTGTCTCCTGGACCGAAGCTGTGTTGTTGATCGCCGAGCGGTTCCGGCACTACCGTCCCTCCGAGTTCTGTGTTCTTTCTTCGCCGAGGACGTCCAACGAAGACAACTATGTTATGATGAAGTTTGCCCGGGGTGTTCTGAAAACCAACCATATCGATCACTGCGAACGGCTCTGTCATGCTTCCATCGTTGAACCACTCGCGGACTCCTTCGGGTGTCAGGCGATGACCGGCAGCATCCCTGATCTCTCAACTGCCCGGACGATCTTTGTCATTGGTTCCAATGCCTTCGCTCAGCATCCGCTGATCGGCCGCCGGATCGCACTCGCCCAAAAACGCGGCGCGACCTACATCTGTGCCGACCCCCGGCGCACCTTCACCGGCGAAGGAGCGGATCTTTCTCTTCAGTTCCATGCAGGGACCGATGTCCTGCTCCTCAACGGCATCATGCAGGAAATTCTGCAGAACGGATGGGAAAACACTGCCTTTATTGCGGAACGTACCCGGGGATTTGCCGAGTTCAAAAATATCATCATGGATCCTGCCTATTCGGTTTCCGCTGTTTCCGCAGCGACCGGAGTTCCCGAAGACCACATTAGACGCGCGGCATTCCTCCTTGCCCAGCCGGACTGTATTGTCATCTACTCAACCGGCATCACCAAACAGGGGGACAGTGCGGCAAATATCCACAGTATCGCCAATCTCCAGCTTCTGACCGGAAATATCGGCCGTCCGGGAACCGGTATCAATCCTCTCCGCGGTCAGAACAACATTCAGGGTGCCTGCGACATGGGGGCACAGCCGTTCTATTTCACCGGCTATCAGCGTGTTGACGATGCAGTTGTCCACAAAAAATTCACCGATGCCTGGCAGTTCCCCGACGGTATTGCCCCTGCTATCTGCGGTTATGAAATCACGGAAATGATGGATACCCTGATCTCCGGCAGTGGCGAACTCAAAGCCATGTATATTATGGGTGAAAACCCTGTCCTCTCTGATCTTGATATAAACCATGCAAAAGCAGCCCTGACCAATCTTGAGTTTCTCGTTGTCCAGGACATTTTCTTCAACGAAACCTGCGAGTTTGCTGACGTCGTGCTGCCTGCAGTCTGCTTTGCCGAACGCGACGGTACGCAGACCAGTACCGAACGACGGATACAGCGGTGGCACAGAGCAGCAACCCCGCCGGGTGAAGCAAAAGCCGACTGGCGAATCATCGCTGACATCGCCGCAGCGCTTGGCTATGCGGATCAGTTTCCCTGGTCCTCTTACGACGAAATTTTTACCGAGATTGCCTCACTCACTCCTCAGTATGCAGGCCTCGATTACGACAGGCTTGAGACTCCGGACGGTATGCAGTGGCCGTGCCCCACTGCCGTTCATCCCGGAACTCCGCATCTGTACACCGACCGGTTCGCAACCGCCGATGGTCTTGGCATCTTTCTTCCTGCTGTGTGGCATTCTCCTAGGGAAACCACTGATACAGAATACCCGTTCAGATTTACCACCGGCCGCTGCATCTTCCACTGGGATACCGGGACAATGGCACGCAAAAGTACCAGTACCGGAGAATCAGGCTGGGTCGAGATCAACAGTACCGACGCCGGACGGCTTGGTATTGAATCCGGCGATCCGGTCCGCATTATTACCCGCGACAGCGCAACCTCTGCCGTTGCCCGGGTCACCACGGAAATTCTGCCGGGCACCCTCTTCATGCCATCGCACTATGTTGAGTTCGAGACCAGAGAACTTGTACAAAACACGGTAACCGGTCGTGATGCAGGCAGCCGGCCTGCAAAAATTGAAAAAATTAGGTAAAACAGCCAAACATACAGTGGCGCAGTTTTATTCCTTCCTTGTTGCAGTATTCTCCCAGAGATGCCGGTTCAATCCCGTATTTTTTGCAGATGGCCTGTGCCTTCGGGCAGGTTATCTCTGATCCTATCTGCTCAGCGGTAAATGCTGCGCGGATTTGTTCCTCAGAACTGGTTGCCATGGGAATATCGTAGGAGTTTCTTCGCTATATTGTTCGCGGTTTTCTCCAGCACGCCAGAACAACGGAGAATTTCCTTGCCGGAAATCACATCTGTTTGACAATCAGTGTCGTCTAATGACATCATGTTAAATGTCCACGTCATTGTTAATTTAATCAACTATACTCCTTTTATCTCAGAAGTGACATATGAAATATCCTGATGAAGAAAGTATTACCTGTGTTTGGTATGGTTCTTCTGATTGTCGCAGTTATCCTTACTGCCGGGTGTGTGGGCACTCCGGGCGAGGAAACCGGCACTCAGACTGCAACTCCGACCGCAACCACGACTGCAACTCCGACCGCGACCCCCACCACCGGGGCAGCGCCGGACCAGCTGAAGATCGCAACCACTACGTCCCTGTATGATACCGGTCTTCTCGACTCTGTGCAGGACTATTATCTGAAAACCTATAACGTTGATCTCCTGATCACGTCCCAGGGAACCGGTAAGGCAATCCAGTCCGCAAAGAACGGCGATGTTGATGTCCTTTTAGTCCACTCCCCGTCTCAGGAAGCCGCATTCATTGATGAGGGCTATGGTGTCAACCACCGCGGTATTGCCTACAACTACTTCCTGATCGTCGGCCCCGAGTCCGATCCGGCAGGCATCAAAGGCATGACTCCTGAGGAGGGTCTCACCAAGCTGAAGAACCTTGGCGAGTCCGGTGAGAGCAACGTTATCTTCGTTTCCCGCGGTGACAACTCCGGAACCCACTCTGCAGAGAAGAACATCTGGAAGGCAGCAGGCTTCAACTATACTGCAAACATCAGCGGCAACCCGGGTACCTGGTACGTTGAGACCGGTTCCGGTATGGGCGACACTCTGACCGTTTCCGGCCAGAAGCAGGCATACACCCTGACCGATGAGGCGACGTTCCTGACCTACAAGAAGAACAACGACCTCCAGCTTGTTCCGATCATTGATGAAGGCGAGTCTCTTCTGAACCGCTACACCG
Above is a window of Methanocorpusculum vombati DNA encoding:
- the cfbD gene encoding Ni-sirohydrochlorin a,c-diamide reductive cyclase catalytic subunit; this encodes MRYVQPRPSSIVAALYTLRDLDVDLAILHGPSGCSFKHARLLEEDGIRVLTTSLGDEEFIFGGQRLLEDVLRYAEEEFAPKKIAVVGTCVSMIIGEDMEAAIEASGISTPAIAVNIHAGFRENIDGVIAALEPAAAAGWISSEELERQRRVLAAANATERARGAACKTYIAPSRGDLKHVAAAELLALARSGKRGLAIMNAKKETAYMFADELLALHDAVPDANIGYLANLEERGLPKVRGDAAAILAQMRERGVTPVLCGALDEYGENGTAIAAKIAESHPDFILLVGVPHAVAPEALAGITVFSVTNGPRQVAPLKEQGHAHVMVEIDLHPKTLGVHEIVESEFGAVLRSVA
- the cfbB gene encoding Ni-sirohydrochlorin a,c-diamide synthase; its protein translation is MRSLLISGDRSGAGKTSVTLAIAGLLAQESAVQTYKVAMDYIDTSYLAGVTGRPSYNLDTFVQTAEETAGLFCYGSEGAEYGIVEGVRGLYEGVDALTDVGSTASVAKMFDLPVILVINARSITRSAAALVKGFAAFDPDIRIEGVILNNVMGERHIGKATKAVEHYCGIPVLGAVPRRQEMELAMRHLGLVPYREGSDTAEFHDRISFITNVIGEYVDIDRIRETAQDRTPRPNAVCGMLDTQPDPSMRIAVAYDEAFNFYYGELNAVLRSLGAEVVHFSPVHDRLPEADGYVFGGGYPELFLEELERNDAMREAVQETAENDVPIYAECGGLMYLTRSLTLEQGWQGRDERLSCEMCGVFAGDTRMPVKKALGYVVGTASFPDGEFLFRGHEFHYSGISMDAGVRYAYRLSRGTGIANGQDGAVVRRTLGAYTHLMPVSSRAMLKSFFGL
- the fdhF gene encoding formate dehydrogenase subunit alpha; its protein translation is MEIKYVTTTCPYCGAGCTFNLVVKDGKISGVQPCQRGPVNEGKLCPKGIFGWEFIVSEDRLKTPLIKDKATGEFKAATWDEALAVIAENFKKYSPEEIAVISSARCCNEDNYAMQKFARIVLKTPNVDHCARLCHAPTVAGLNMVFGSGASTNSFDDLAIADCVFIIGSNNFEAHPLAGRRIMQAKEKGAHIIVCDPRVTPTAKQAHLHIQHFPGTDIQLLNCLMKQIIERGWVDEEFVKNRTNGYEELKACVTQDKYSIENTSVVCGVPAEKIEQALEWLRECQHKTAFVHCLGITQHTVGVDNVRSIAFVQTLLGNIGKPGCGVNALRGQNNVQGSCDMGALPNVYAGYLSVMNPDLAKKVADYWGVDEVPNGKLGLHIPEMLETFEEHPDKLKCLYLMGENPVMSDPNSKGVEQAMENCEFLVVQDIFETETTKYADVVLPGSCYAEEDGTQTNAERRVQRFRKAADAPGESKLDWEIMKMIAEKMGYGKYFTWETTEDVFNEMRGITPQYAGITYAKLDGDGIQWPCPTEDHPGTPILHIDKFAGMPDGKAKLQAIEHRAPAEVIDSDYPIWLTTGATIWHWPSGSMTRRCEQLDRDAPTAWLEMNPADAAKYNIADGEKVILYSRRGEVAVNARVTPLIKEGVFFMPFHFTEARANLVTNTAYDPVSRTPEFKVCAVNVKKMEA
- a CDS encoding Coenzyme F420 hydrogenase/dehydrogenase, beta subunit C-terminal domain; translation: MSAKGDMYYAWTKSCDIKGECGGAVISLLKYALENKIVDVVLTVKKGVDVYDPQPVFITNPADLDSCAGSLHCGTLLLPKLIKKYLNGAKDIKVAVTCKGCDAKALLELGKRQQINLDNVISIGLNCGGSVSPMPARRMIREKYGVNPDDVVKEEIDKGKFIIFTKDGQEKGISIDELEEEGYGRRKNCQRCETKVPRQCDLACGNWGVIGEKAGKATFVEICSEKGAMLFDAAQKAGAIDSCAPEAKGLEIRGKIENVMIKMGKKAQEKQFAELGTGTERLNKIMQQSSKCIKCYGCIENCPICYCVECSTKKPHLVRPGIIPPDFMFQMIRFAHIADSCINCGQCSELCPMDIPNSLYMHAQQVELEKMFGHKPGYDMTMPVLSYAEETEERARLNATGSDMIFENVFKE
- a CDS encoding carbonic anhydrase — translated: MIDSFIEGNKIFLEKDFERKKDRYMTLVESQHPTVLWIGCSDSRVNAERITHCRAGELFTHRNIGNIVPTHDWNFATVLEYAVRHLKVKDIVICGHSDCGALKALDADMTGDAYIPMWINNAREAQVRVDARLGKPASTPEEKAARKKEIEIENIRLQMEHLRTYPLVTDAEKSGALEVHGLYYDLNTGVLSRIA
- a CDS encoding molybdopterin molybdotransferase MoeA, with amino-acid sequence MRSTRFLHLVSAETAAETLIEMAKRLPEEMIPLEKACGRVLAKPIVVQKNSVLSNEMLDEVISEGETVFAEGTILSARDVGGLAALCIDPVPVVRQPRVGVISTGNELVPPASKVMTGQIRDANSTLLISYLRDFGAIPVFYGIVPDVAEKLTETLRRAAEECDLVVVSGGSSKDERDVTAGVIAQLGTVRIHGVSVAPGKPLIIGTAKDTPVIGLPGNPASVYMITQVFVTPMLRKMTGEPAVERTVRAVLSMSFPSERGREDLVRVKFRPDGTVEPCLGKSGLLNTLVHSDGYLRVPAGVDGHEAGEEVEVHLWQGC
- a CDS encoding Tfx family DNA-binding protein, coding for MEKNVEYLTVRDSILTERQKTVLQCRKMGMTQQQISEMLQTNKSNISLIEKSALKNVRMAKDVLEFVYSMDAIHICVLKRGTDINHAPQTLYEAAQPLGIKIQYDIGALVTQIRIAVPEKLRDATVRSDIHIYLNETGILYIG
- the fdhF gene encoding formate dehydrogenase subunit alpha gives rise to the protein MDLKYVPTTCPYCGTGCSLYLVVRDGRVVGVAPSTRSPVNEGKLCPRGMSSWKFINSPDRLTRPLIRKDGTLVPVSWTEAVLLIAERFRHYRPSEFCVLSSPRTSNEDNYVMMKFARGVLKTNHIDHCERLCHASIVEPLADSFGCQAMTGSIPDLSTARTIFVIGSNAFAQHPLIGRRIALAQKRGATYICADPRRTFTGEGADLSLQFHAGTDVLLLNGIMQEILQNGWENTAFIAERTRGFAEFKNIIMDPAYSVSAVSAATGVPEDHIRRAAFLLAQPDCIVIYSTGITKQGDSAANIHSIANLQLLTGNIGRPGTGINPLRGQNNIQGACDMGAQPFYFTGYQRVDDAVVHKKFTDAWQFPDGIAPAICGYEITEMMDTLISGSGELKAMYIMGENPVLSDLDINHAKAALTNLEFLVVQDIFFNETCEFADVVLPAVCFAERDGTQTSTERRIQRWHRAATPPGEAKADWRIIADIAAALGYADQFPWSSYDEIFTEIASLTPQYAGLDYDRLETPDGMQWPCPTAVHPGTPHLYTDRFATADGLGIFLPAVWHSPRETTDTEYPFRFTTGRCIFHWDTGTMARKSTSTGESGWVEINSTDAGRLGIESGDPVRIITRDSATSAVARVTTEILPGTLFMPSHYVEFETRELVQNTVTGRDAGSRPAKIEKIR
- a CDS encoding substrate-binding domain-containing protein translates to MKKVLPVFGMVLLIVAVILTAGCVGTPGEETGTQTATPTATTTATPTATPTTGAAPDQLKIATTTSLYDTGLLDSVQDYYLKTYNVDLLITSQGTGKAIQSAKNGDVDVLLVHSPSQEAAFIDEGYGVNHRGIAYNYFLIVGPESDPAGIKGMTPEEGLTKLKNLGESGESNVIFVSRGDNSGTHSAEKNIWKAAGFNYTANISGNPGTWYVETGSGMGDTLTVSGQKQAYTLTDEATFLTYKKNNDLQLVPIIDEGESLLNRYTVMTINPEKYSNTNVKAATDFTNWLISKEGQKFIGDYGTETYGKSLFVPMSSLADSTVPPFSIDCTTPVTVPTVATA